The proteins below are encoded in one region of bacterium:
- a CDS encoding dCMP deaminase family protein, with protein sequence MKTELFSRPDWDHYFMNIALVVATRGNCCRRQVAAVIVKDQRIISTGYNGTPRGVKNCFEGGCERCAGAAPSGTALGECICCHAEENAITQAAYHGIALRGATLYSTLSPCLTCAKMIINAGILEVVFENEYEFSAQTRSLLHEGGVRCRKLG encoded by the coding sequence ATGAAAACAGAGCTATTTTCCCGTCCTGACTGGGATCATTATTTCATGAATATCGCGCTGGTGGTCGCCACCCGCGGGAATTGTTGCCGGCGCCAGGTGGCGGCGGTGATTGTCAAGGATCAGCGCATTATCTCCACCGGCTATAACGGGACCCCGCGCGGGGTGAAAAATTGCTTTGAGGGGGGCTGTGAGCGGTGTGCCGGAGCGGCGCCTTCGGGGACCGCGCTCGGGGAGTGCATCTGCTGTCACGCGGAGGAGAATGCCATCACCCAGGCCGCCTACCATGGCATCGCCTTGCGTGGCGCCACCCTGTACTCAACCTTGAGCCCCTGCCTGACCTGCGCCAAGATGATTATCAATGCGGGGATTCTGGAAGTGGTCTTCGAGAATGAGTATGAGTTCAGCGCCCAGACCCGCTCCCTGTTGCACGAGGGCGGGGTCCGCTGCCGGAAACTGGGCTGA
- a CDS encoding TolC family protein encodes MKTQIAIGTRCLAIVLAGLCLSTGCATIRHARDIQKGNGAVPGERLLQPVEVGLSSTSTLTLARALEIPLTHHPRVFQAEQALAAATAQVYQARAAYWPQVNASAGETRSTANTEAAPGSSSGHNMFSSSIGLDLLVYDFGKTPAIVRQAYANLIAARETVRATRSNIAFLTRTAYLNLGKALELDQVAIEAVRQNQVHLDQVNAFLEVGRRTRYDLTKSEVDLGNAKLDKIKTHNGIMTARASLNRSLGLATDPGYTLLPDIAETFTIYPADQLMDRARQFHPGLKVLQAKERMANAAVDEAIAALYPELGLQARYGLSGTSFPLTWNWSTALQGSLNLFTGRRQTWRINEVVSQLRSARAQTVEFEQTLYEEIQTALSDFDSAQQRFTLTDLITKQATESLDLVNTRYRLGAASAVEVTDAQVALTSARAEQVKAKFDYQAAVAQLKHACGEE; translated from the coding sequence ATGAAGACTCAAATCGCAATCGGAACACGATGTCTGGCCATAGTGCTGGCGGGGCTCTGCTTGTCTACAGGCTGCGCCACCATCCGCCATGCACGCGACATTCAAAAGGGAAACGGCGCCGTCCCCGGAGAGCGCCTGCTTCAACCGGTTGAGGTCGGCCTGTCCTCCACTTCCACCCTGACACTGGCGCGCGCCCTGGAGATCCCCCTCACCCATCATCCCCGCGTTTTCCAGGCCGAGCAGGCGCTCGCCGCCGCGACGGCCCAGGTCTATCAAGCCCGCGCCGCCTACTGGCCCCAAGTCAACGCCAGCGCAGGCGAAACGCGATCCACCGCCAACACGGAGGCGGCGCCGGGGAGTTCCAGCGGACACAACATGTTCAGCAGTTCGATCGGGCTCGACCTGCTGGTGTATGACTTCGGGAAAACCCCCGCCATCGTCAGGCAGGCCTATGCCAACCTGATCGCCGCCCGGGAAACGGTCCGCGCGACCCGCAGCAACATCGCCTTCCTGACCCGCACCGCCTACCTCAACCTCGGCAAGGCGCTCGAGCTGGACCAGGTGGCCATCGAAGCCGTCCGGCAGAACCAGGTACACCTCGATCAAGTCAATGCGTTCCTCGAGGTAGGCCGCCGCACCCGTTATGACCTGACCAAGTCCGAGGTGGATCTGGGTAATGCGAAACTCGACAAGATCAAAACCCATAACGGGATCATGACCGCCCGGGCCTCCTTGAACCGCAGCCTGGGCCTGGCCACCGACCCGGGCTATACCCTGCTCCCCGACATTGCTGAAACCTTCACGATCTATCCGGCGGACCAATTGATGGACCGGGCCCGGCAGTTTCATCCGGGATTAAAGGTGTTGCAGGCCAAGGAACGGATGGCCAATGCCGCGGTTGATGAAGCCATCGCCGCGCTTTATCCTGAACTCGGCCTGCAGGCCCGCTATGGACTCAGCGGCACCTCGTTCCCGCTGACGTGGAACTGGTCGACCGCCCTGCAGGGCTCCCTGAACCTGTTCACCGGGCGCCGTCAGACCTGGCGGATCAATGAAGTCGTCAGCCAGCTCCGTTCCGCCCGGGCCCAGACGGTGGAATTCGAGCAGACCCTCTATGAAGAGATCCAGACGGCCTTGAGTGACTTTGACAGCGCGCAACAGCGCTTCACCCTGACGGATCTCATCACCAAACAAGCGACGGAGAGTCTGGACCTGGTCAACACGCGCTACCGGCTCGGGGCGGCCTCCGCGGTCGAGGTCACGGATGCCCAGGTGGCGCTGACCAGTGCCCGCGCCGAACAGGTGAAGGCCAAATTTGATTATCAGGCGGCAGTAGCTCAACTCAAGCACGCCTGCGGAGAGGAATAA